The following proteins come from a genomic window of Dreissena polymorpha isolate Duluth1 chromosome 1, UMN_Dpol_1.0, whole genome shotgun sequence:
- the LOC127864153 gene encoding serine-rich adhesin for platelets-like produces the protein MGMLAPQDSFFNVVPGTAPTFAIWVKAGVKLDAATSPFLVNVQCVDDRSPANIITETFTVPLLDKPPTFVTGIPGTSPSISDSTVTATSLGVFTVTDPDTTCSITSSLTSVYEIRPVTSPADLQKPEFQVWVSAAVTQASIDSNDQAVPLPLTITCTDGNTAITGTFNVNIVDEPPVISVLPAIGTAINDGLQTVATILHTFSVTDSDDAVNCSVRAPQNARFEVVLATSPAYELWLKAGSASTLNHDATAVESMTITCSDGTDQITSSYKVDISDAAPVLTNFAGTSGPLGDLSPVGTSVHQFTVTDQDDAISCFINAPESAKFGITKVDTATGAQPLIPLYRLLTPQAPQDSFFNVVPGTAPTFAIWVKAGVKLDAATSPLLVNVQCVDDRSPANIITETFTVPLLDKPPTFVTGIPGTSPSISDSTVTATSLGVFTVTDPDTTCSITSSLTSVYEIRPVTSPADLQKPEFQVWVSAAVTQASIDFNDQAVPLPLTITCTDGNTAITGTFNVNIVDEPPVISVLPAIGTAINDGLQTVATILHTFSVTDSDDAVNCSVRAPQNARFEVVLATSPAFNIRVKAWATLAAADGPHVINVDCSDSVNTVNHTFTQPPCINTPPTFVSGMPGSSASISDATVTQTLLGKFTTTDPDTTCSVTSPVASAYEVRKVTSPANPQQPEFEVWIKITVTQASIDFNDQTVPLPLTIKCTDGYVANDITGTFNVNIVDEPPVITLLPSTGTSINDGLQAAAATIHTFNVTDSDDVVTCSTRAPESTFFELVAATSPAFSIRVKAGVTLAAAVSPYVMHVDCTDAVTAVSSTFTQPVLDKPPTFVSGIPGNSPDVSDDNVIATSLGKFTTTDPDTTCSVTLPVTTVYEIRKVASPTDPQKPAAGFHRTACDRN, from the exons ATGGGTATGCTG GCGCCACAGGACAGCTTCTTCAACGTGGTTCCTGGCACGGCGCCGACATTTGCCATCTGGGTGAAAGCCGGCGTGAAGTTGGACGCGGCGACGTCACCTTTCCTCGTTAACGTTCAGTGCGTTGATGACAGATCGCCGGCGAATATCATAACCGAAACGTTCACGGTTCCCTTACTTGATAAG ccTCCGACGTTCGTTACGGGAATTCCCGGCACATCTCCGTCTATTTCCGACTCGACCGTCACCGCGACGTCACTCGGTGTCTTCACCGTTACCGATCCCGACACGACATGCAGTATTACGTCATCGCTGACGTCAGTGTATGAGATCAGACCCGTGACGTCACCGGCAGATCTTCAAAAGCCGG AGTTCCAAGTGTGGGTCAGTGCCGCCGTTACACAAGCGTCTATAGACTCTAATGACCAGGCGGTTCCGTTGCCGTTGACGATCACGTGTACGGATGGAAACACCGCCATCACGGGAACGTTCAACGTCAATATTGTCGACGAG CCTCCGGTGATATCAGTACTTCCGGCGATCGGAACGGCTATCAACGACGGGTTGCAGACGGTCGCCACAATCCTCCACACGTTCAGCGTGACAGACAGCGATGACGCCGTAAACTGCTCCGTGAGAGCGCCGCAAAACGCCCGTTTTGAAGTGGTACTCGCCACTAGCCCAG CCTACGAACTTTGGCTGAAGGCGGGGTCAGCGAGTACGCTGAATCATGACGCCACCGCTGTAGAATCCATGACGATCACGTGTAGTGACGGGACGGACCAAATCACCAGCAGTTACAAGGTGGACATTTCGGACGCG GCCCCCGTTCTAACCAATTTTGCCGGTACTTCCGGTCCGCTGGGTGACCTATCGCCAGTGGGCACTTCCGTACATCAGTTCACCGTTACCGACCAGGATGACGCTATTTCCTGTTTCATCAACGCGCCGGAGAGTGCAAAGTTTGGCATCACCAAGGTGGATACCGCTACCGGAGCTCAAC CACTCATTCCGTT ATATCGCCTCCTTACGCCACAGGCGCCACAGGACAGCTTCTTCAACGTGGTTCCTGGCACGGCGCCGACATTTGCCATCTGGGTGAAAGCCGGCGTGAAGTTGGACGCGGCGACGTCACCTCTCCTCGTAAACGTTCAGTGCGTTGATGACAGATCGCCGGCGAATATCATAACCGAAACGTTCACGGTTCCCTTACTTGATAAG ccTCCGACGTTCGTTACGGGAATTCCCGGCACATCTCCGTCTATTTCCGACTCGACCGTCACCGCGACGTCACTCGGTGTCTTCACCGTTACCGATCCCGACACGACATGCAGTATTACGTCATCGCTGACGTCAGTGTATGAGATCAGACCCGTGACGTCACCGGCAGATCTTCAAAAGCCGG AGTTCCAAGTGTGGGTCAGTGCCGCCGTTACACAAGCGTCTATAGACTTCAATGACCAGGCGGTTCCGTTGCCGTTGACGATCACGTGTACGGATGGAAACACCGCCATCACGGGAACGTTCAACGTCAATATTGTCGACGAG CCTCCGGTGATATCAGTACTTCCGGCGATCGGAACGGCTATAAACGACGGTTTGCAGACGGTCGCCACAATCCTCCACACGTTCAGCGTGACAGACAGCGATGACGCCGTAAACTGCTCCGTGAGAGCGCCGCAAAACGCCCGTTTTGAAGTGGTACTCGCCACTAGCCCAG CGTTCAATATCCGCGTTAAAGCGTGGGCGACGTTAGCGGCCGCCGATGGACCTCACGTCATCAACGTGGATTGTTCAGACAGCGTCAACACCGTCAATCACACGTTCACACAGCCACCCTGTATTAATACG CCGCCGACTTTTGTCTCCGGCATGCCCGGAAGTTCTGCGAGCATCTCTGACGCCACTGTCACACAGACGTTGCTCGGGAAATTCACAACTACAGACCCTGATACAACTTGCTCTGTGACGTCACCCGTAGCCTCTGCGTATGAGGTCAGAAAAGTGACGTCACCGGCGAATCCTCAACAACCTG agTTTGAAGTTTGGATCAAAATCACCGTAACTCAAGCATCTATCGACTTTAACGACCAGACCGTTCCGTTGCCGTTAACGATAAAATGTACTGACGGATACGTCGCGAATGATATCACGGGAACGTTTAACGTCAATATTGTCGACGAG CCCCCAGTGATAACCTTACTACCCTCTACCGGAACTTCCATCAACGATGGCTTGCAGGCGGCCGCGGCGACCATCCATACGTTCAACGTCACCGACAGCGACGACGTTGTCACGTGCTCCACACGAGCGCCGGAATCCACCTTTTTTGAATTGGTAGCCGCAACTAGCCCTG CGTTCAGTATCCGCGTGAAAGCAGGAGTGACGTTGGCTGCAGCTGTCAGTCCGTACGTCATGCACGTTGATTGCACAGATGCCGTAACCGCCGTCAGTTCAACGTTCACCCAGCCAGTCCTTGATAAG CCGCCGACATTTGTATCTGGGATTCCTGGGAATTCCCCTGACGTCTCAGACGACAACGTGATTGCGACGTCACTGGGAAAGTTCACAACTACGGACCCTGATACCACGTGTTCTGTGACGTTACCTGTGACAACCGTTTATGAGATCAGAAAAGTGGCGTCACCGACCGATCCCCAGAAACCGG